The Accipiter gentilis chromosome 4, bAccGen1.1, whole genome shotgun sequence region gaactgctgtcttgtaaaaaagaaaaaaggcaaaaaaaaaaaaaaaaaaaaaagaagacattttcctGACCAGATATGGttagattttaaataaatccaGATTCAGCTGAATGCATTCCAAAGAAGATTATTTATTCCTGCAATAATTCTTTCTTGTGTGTggcttagatattttttttctgaatgaaaactAGATCAGCTGAATGTGACTTTCAAACCAGTAAGACTACTCTGCAGGTTTTTTGTTTCAGTAAGAATTGTAAAATAATTCTTAAGGGCAAATTACTCCATTAGGTTAGCGCAGATATGTCTTTTACATCCAGACCTTGGATGTAATCTCAGCATGCACCTTTCCCACTGGTTTAAGTGGGTCAAAGCTTGCGAAGAAGTCATTAAAGGATGCTTTCCTCATCAACAGGAGGATGGCGAGACTGTACGAGGTCAGCTGACTGATGTAAATGAAAACTAACCCTACAGGGTAAGTATTAGTTTTCAGCTTGATAAACAATGTGCTCTTACTACATAGCTATGTAGTTGCTAGTGTTGACAAGAAGACTAGGGTAGAAATTTATGCTCCGAGAACCTTGGAAGGGCAGGACTGTCTCTTTCATCATCGGGAAGATCAAACAAAGCTGATGACAAATCTGCAGCTCAATTACAGCTTTGTCTTAGGTTAGGCTTGTCTCTGAACTGTGCAGTTAATCTGCTTCTCATACTTGCCTTCCCCACAGATTTTGCAACAAAGTTAGATTTGACTTGTGACCACTATTGCAGCAGTAGCTGCCTTACTACTTCTACTAGCTTTGGTCTTCATAAGCATCCTAACCACTGTGATGATTGCCAACGGGAAGTCCCTCTGGACACTGTGTGCTGAGCCTTGATACCCTCTCCAATTCCTTTTTCTGTACATTATCCTCTGTTCAGCAAAAGAAAGTTGTATCAGCTCTGTAGGATGCAATACAGACTTCCCTTGCCTTTATTCATACAAAGGCATTAAACATTTTGATGAGAACTTTGCAGCAAAGACAACATCGATTTTGAATACTGTTATGCTATTATTGTCATCAAATATTACTGTAGGTCATCCTGTGACCAACAAATCTCACCCCATTACTGATTTTTGACAGGAATGTTGTCTTTCTTTCCATACCTTATTAGCATATTTCTACTTGTGTGAGTGATCTGtgttggtgtcctggttttggttgggatagagttaatcttctttctagtagctagtatagtgttatgttttgggttcagtatgagaagaatgttgataacacactgatgttttcagttgttgctaagtagtgtttagactaaagtcaaggatttctcagcttcccatgcccaaccagcaagaaggctggaggggcacaagaagttgggaggggacacagccagggcagctgacccaaactggccaaagggatattctataccatgtgatgtcatgtccagtatattaACTGGGCGGAATGGGGCTGGGGGTAATTGGTGCTCGGGAACTACCTGGGTGTTGGGTTggcgagtggtaagcaattgcattctgcatcacttgtatattccaatccttttattattattattattgtcattttaatattgctatcattgtcattattattttcttcctttctgttctattaaactgttcttatctcaacccatgagttttactttttttttccccgattctcttcccccctcccactgggtggggggggaagtgagtgagcagctgcgtggtacttagttgctggctggggttaaactatgacagcTACACTTGAAAGGTGAGTATGGGCTAGAGCCaatccatctttttgcatcagaGGCACATGCCCCACATTTAAGTTACAGAATCATTAATAGTATGAAACAAAACAGTATATTAGCTACCAAgagtaaaaataacattttacagCATGGTAGGCAGAGTGGCTTTAATACAAAACAAGCATTGCTTCTGAATGTATGCAGAAAAAGGTTCTGTTTTCTTAGGGGAAATTAATTCTGAGGTGGACGGAGAATTTCACGTTACAGAATATTGACTGCTGCTAACCTTAGCCTACGGAGAACAGTCTCCTTAAGCTAATGCTACCTTTTTTGAATGCTGTATTATTTACTATGGCCTTTAGCTTAATACTAAAAATTAATCAAAGCAAAATCTAAAGTGTCACTCCCTACTCTGCAATGTGTGAATAACTGTCTTAACCTAGTCTTTCATAAACCTCCTGCACCAGCCCTCAGTACGTttgtccatttctttctttccttccctcctcattCTTTGTTGGCTTTTTAATCTATCCTCAGTTTCTTCTGAGGTTCTGGTGGTTGTGATAGTCTTTCTCAGGAAAACGACAGCAAAGTGGCTTTTTCCCAGTCCTCCTGTCCTCAGTCAGCATTTGCTATTTCCAATCTTCTGTTTCTGGGGCTTCTTAGCAATCCTGAGTATGAGCTCTACTTCATGGAAACAATTATTCCTGCAAATTTCCATAATCAGTTATTCTCTCCAGTCCTACATTAGTCAGATTTGTGTCCACTTctaggcttttctttctcttaaagagattattttattaattgtatttCAATAGTGACAGTCAAACTTTGATCAAAATTTAATGGGTTTTTGTCTGTGGAAGTTTCAGACCTTGAGGGTAACTTGGCTCACTCGTAATCTCTATTTTGAGCAAACACAATCTACTAACCCTTTCCACGAAGTATTCTCTGTAGATGTTTAATTAATCAGCCATTGTATTTTGGAGACAAGAGAATCATTGTACTTTTTTACTAAAAGAattcttaatgaaaatattatttaaaacacattatATACCATTATATAAAACAGCTGATCTGTTTTGTCTGATGCTGACAGTCTGAAGCATTTCTTCCCATCAAAAGCATATCCATATGTGAAACAGAAGATGAAGATGTTCTTACATTTATACAAATTTTAGGAGGAACTCTTCCTGAGCTTCTGCCAAATGAAGACATTAGGAAACCTCTGATACATACTTTTAGAGAAGACCTTAGAGTTCTTCAGACATTTCTCTAAATTTTACAATTTTGTATTACatttatgtttgtattttacaGTTCTACTTCTGTCTGatcatttcaggttttcttttttctttctctgtaatttGTTCTCATTTCTGTTGTAAAAAGAATATGAAACAGTAAACATAGTTTTCTCCTGTGTGTGCTTTTCCGTTTATATTCTAGTATTTAAGCCCTAGATGAAAACATTGCTTACTGTAGCAACCACTACTGTTATTACAGTAGTGAACATATCATGGTAGAATTACAATCCTACTTAGGATCTGAATTTAGTAGGCACTAAAAGGAATATTCTCGCatgttttattgttttctgaGGCCAAGAAGCTCAACTTCATGCTTCAGGATCACTGCATTCAGCCTCCTGATCCAAGGCCCCCTAGCTTAACCAGAAGCAAAGAATCCCTGTGTTCTAGGCATCTAGAGAGCAGCTGGCTGCTTCTGTCCTAACTGCTGTCCCCGCTGGACGTTACACAACAGCTCAAGTAGCTGAGCAAAGTTAAGGCTTCTTACCCTGGCAAAGACACGTACGCTCTTGAACGCGGGACCCATTTTGGCCATAGGAATGCCTGATGCTGCTAAGGCTCTGAAACATTAGAACTTGAATATAAGCAGACAACATAATAATTTATTGTAGGTGAGAATTTTTATTGCAGGTTGAGGGTCTTTTCTTCCTAACTATTGGGTCAttctttcttgaaaattttaGACCTAATAGTATTAGGGTAAGGAGCTGAGAATCTTACAGATAACAGTAATTCCTTCTCTCTCCTGATGTTCTGCACAATCTAATTCCTGAAGTTTGTTACATTTTGGAGGTGAAAGGAAAAGCTATTTTGTATGTGGAAGCAAACCCCAAATATAGGTATCTTATGGGAAGttttattactactttttctGTTCACAGTtttgagaaagcagaaaggaacatCTTCTCTTCTGATATTACCTGCTTTAATGGGTCTGAAGACAAACCACTGATTTAAAAGGTACTTTGCTTAAATGGTTTTCCTCTTATAATTccacattttcctgttttattgAATCAGTTTCTAGAGTCTTTTGTCTCCTTCTTAAATGAAACAAATCAACAGACCACTCTCAATGTGTGAACCAAAATAGTTGATACaggatttaaaataattattaaataataactttgaaatatttatgtaaaatgaCCACAATAGTTGACATTTCTCTGactttaaatatctttttcaGCCTGGCATGATCTAACAAGTGGAGCTATTTCCTTTTACAGGCTTCCCGGAGATCACTTTTATCTGCTGGAACCCTCTAATGAAATTTTCTTGACAAAACATATAACAAGATGTATAGAAAATGCTGGTCTATGAGTATTTGTCTATTTGAATGGCAGAGGGTATAAGATAAGTCCACAGTACTTCATAAGAAGTCATTCTTTCTGTACAATTGCATGCAGTTATGCCTAAGTTGTTCTGTTCCTCCTCTGTAATTCTTTAAGGGGGggattttttctgattttttttttaaataaacattgcCTTTGggtcttaaaaataaaagttttcatcTTTTCTCATCTTGCATGTGCACAAACCCTTCACGTCACTCCATAACCTCGTTTGCAAAAAATGACAGCTATGTGATTTTACTTTTAGAACTTCTCTGTTTGTGTGCTCCCATAAAAATGCTAAATACAATTTAATACCCACAAAAATCCACAATTCTTACAGAAACCTTACTTTATTAGGTTCAAATTTATTTAGAATAAGTTACAATCTAAAAATAGATTTGTATGTAAATAGCCTTTACAGTCAGCTTATGTTTAAAAGATTTCACTCTCAGTCTACACAATAAAGGAGTTagtattgcatttttttcaacagTTAGTTCATTAGCTACTGAAGAGTTAGTTATTAGTGGGGATTATTTTGACTATTCTAGATCCCGTATTTTTCTACCATTGCTTTTGCTTTAGAGATATAGGCATTCATGGCATCCTCCTTTGATAGACCTGCAAAGGAAAGTAGGAGTCATTATCTTTCCTCATTTGTCATCCTATAAACATGATTACATGATGTAAATTTAATTGGCGTAACACCTTTTTTCAGGTTCCATGCCTCCCATTTGGCTTTGCCTTTCAAATCTAGCATTCCTGGACATTCTGCCAAAATAAATGCATATCTTTAATTATCATGCAGATTTACATAACATTTGCTTGATTTCATCAAGATATGGGAGTAAGTGTGAAGTATATGTAGGAATACCAATATTAATATCTCCAACAGTAGCCTGTTTGTAGAATCCATATAGTTCCTTCAGTTCGTCATCAGTTGgtcttgttttcaatttttttacatcttctgCAGCACCATCAAAGTCATCCTGGTGAAAGAAAAAGTGTTAGTTTTCCTCTGAAGGGGTGTGCTTTAAAGCATTAAGTATAGCACGCACGGTAGTATCATTAGATATTCTCAATTACTCACTTGGGTTTAGTGGAAAGTCTAGGCAGTTTCCCatgaaagaaacttaaaaaaactCTTAAGTTATTAGAAAGGGAACTAGGCCTACTTAGGTGATAGGATCAGCACTGCTAAAAtaattaaactgctttttttccaacagttttaCATCTAAACCCTCGGAACAATTACAGACTGTGTAGTGTCAGGACATCTACAGATACATACATGCAAGCAGTCTATACAATGAATGTAGTGCATATGTGTTTCACAGTCATGCTGTGGGTATGAAGGCGTTCATTGAACTTTACACCACAGCAGTAATCTTTGAGTCCTTTTGGCCTTGACTGCATAGTGTTGATTCGAGCAGCGGAGCTTGAATACCCTCTGAGGGGTACTGCCCACCTCCCCTTCATCTTTGCTTCTCTGCTGGCAGTGCAGTAGGTGACCGAGAGTTGGCAGAGACATACCTCACAGAGATGAGCAGTGCTACTTCCAGGACCACCTTCAACACCCAACTCAAACACAGCGGAGCACAAGTATAATTCTATTCCTTTCATCATCATGCATCCCACATTCACATCAACCCAAGGCTACAGCCGTTATTCTCTCTATAGACTAGGTCTCAGGCTAGACTTCAGCATAGAGTTTGGAGTCCTGTTTCATGCCCAGGACATTTTGGAGACAGCTAGATTTTGTACAGTGACCACAGACCCACCAGCTCACTGCACTACTACAATGCAAAACAGATACAGGCACTTTAATACGCTATATACTGGTTTCAATAATTATTTTAGCTTTTGAGTTGGATCTGCATTTGCAGAAGCACAGTATATCCTGCAAGATGTGCTATTACACATATATTTAATATGTAGAAAACCAGCCTACAACTTTGTGCTGAACTCAGCGAGGTATTCAGCAATGGTTTCAGCATGAGTGCTGTGGCTCTGTTTAAACAACTGAGACCCTGGCATTACCTCAGCAGTCTGTACTAACTTCTTTAGAccactttttcctttctctagttacaggaaaggggttttttttattattttattttaaatacgaAAACTTAAAGCACATTTGTGTCCTTAATTGATGCCTTTCTCCTTGGCAAGTGACTGTGCTGGGTGGACTAGGTGATAGAAATAAGCAAGTCCTCATGAGAGCTGCGTTCACTACAGCATTCTGTATTTAAACAGAGATAAAGTACAAAAGAAaggttatttctgtatttaaatttaagaaggagaaatgaaaaagagtTTAATTAGAGACTGATGCTCAAGTATCTTTCTTCCAAGAAAGGCCCCTTCATGGCATCACAAAACTACACATTCACTGATGTACAGATACATCCCGCACAAACACCTGGCCACTCTCCCACCAAAAGAGTCACCTCTGCCTCCTGTGatggaattaactttttttttttttttggcctggaaATTTAGTTTGGCTAGTGAGTAAAGTTCCCAGACACAGACTTCTGAGGAATTTCTAACTCTTTGCAAAATTTTTATCTGCTATTTGAAACCCACAAAGAGAAAGCACAAGTCTTCTAGAAGTGCTCACCACAGGAGGATGTACATCTGTAACACCAGAGTTGAAACAAGGAGCGGCAGGCAGACAGGTGTATTTAAAAggggtgttttaaaaaaaataatgatgcacGATTAAAAGGGTGTTCTAGCAAAGGAAGGCTCCCTGCAAGACAGCAATTCAAAATAAATCTTGAATCTTCTTTAAACTGCAGTTACAATTTCACAGAACATTAGATGTTCTAGAAGGGTTCATGATGGTAATCCACATCTCTAGTTCTGTCAGTTTACAGCACCCTTAAAAATGCAATGGAAGGAAAGCTCTTCAAACACAAATCCTGCAGTAGTGCAGATGCTTATTAACAAATAATCTTCCAACTCAGCAAGAACCGCAGTGTTTGCATAACTGACAAGCAGAAGTTTCCAGGAGATTCCCACCAAGGCCTCCCAGAACCAAGTGCCCAGTAGTGGATGCAGGAGTACAGAATACAGCTAGGGTATTAAAACAGTCTTTATCAGTTTTAAGTTTGAGAAATGCTGCTGTTACATGGAGATGTTTTGAATATAATGACCCTTCATTCTTTACTCAGTACAATACTAAGAATTAGCCAGATTCCAAGTGCCCTTTGTCCGCTTAAAGCTTTGAAACTTGGTCATTCGATAAAGTACACAATTTGGCAGAGATACCACATTAAATTCTAAATCAAGTGACTTCCAAACTACATTCTTAAATCTATAACTTTATAGACTGAAAACATGTAACTATGCTTATGCAGTTTGTTcctgttttaataaaaataattctcagtATTAATAAAATGCAACTataccatagaatcatagaaaatcATGAAGTTTTAAGTCCAACTTTTTGTGTCTGATTTCTTTTAAGAACAACGAAACactgtggattttctttttttaaccaaataTTTGGGAGTCCTGCAAGACAAATACAGGATTTTTCTAGAACTAAAAACCAAAATGCCCAGAATGTTATATATAATTTAGATAAACCAAAATCCTATGCTCCAGACTACATATAAAAGCTAAATCAATAATGTTGAAATGACCTTACAGCATCTctcagcatttttttgttgtttccatgttctctatttttttacttaaaaaaaaaaaataaatcggcATTCTAGCAGGAATTAAACTGATCATGAGAACTATTTTAATTGGAGTAACTGGATTTAGTCAGCTTGGATCAGAATTAAAAATGGATTATATGGACAACAACAGCTCTTTTGCTTCTTTGTTCtggataaagaaaatgtaaatattttcttctacaaAGTTTAATGTCCAAAATATGAAACCTgattatttgttttcctgaaaggCTAAAGAACTGGAGTACAAGCTTTCTCACCTCAGTTGAAAGAGCAAATTGTTAAACATTTCATAAAACATCTTCTGTCCCAGTTTAAGAGTTTAAGTTTCTGTCCCAGTTTCTGTCCCAAAGAGTTTAAGTAACATTTGAGGAGCTTGTTTGGGCTCtgttttaaacacaaacacaatCTATCGTCACTCTGAGTTACAGCTAAACctagtttgggggaaaaaaaaaaaaaaaaaaaaaggtggtctACATGATAATAAGTCATTGAACTTTCAGGCAGAAGTTGCAGTAATACACAACTACTGCACAAATTACATACATGCAATATGAACAGAACCTGTTCTTTGCATTGAAGTTAAATTCAGCTTTTCTGACAGCTGCAAGCTCTTGGAGTCAATACCAACTTTCTCCTCTCTGATTGCAGAACTTGAGCAGCTCTTGACTAGGTCTCTCAAATACTTTGATACAGACAGTAATAGTTGCCTGATGTTCCCCTTAGAAGCCTGACAAAGTACAAATTCCACAGGTGGAACCCCACAAATAGTCACACTGGTAGAAGTAAATAAATCATAGAAAGTCTATGGAGGGTCCCATTTTAAAAGTAGCCATGTTAGCAGCtcaataatttaaattaaatattaataaaaccaaacatttccCAAAAACCACTTCAAGCATCATTAAAGCATCTAGTTGTTACCAACTAACTAAGCCTAAGGatttcctctgttctttccatAACTGTGCCTTACCTCTGATAATCTTTTGCTTATTAATGGGAGGGATGCCTACCACAGGAAAGAAACTCAAGAGGAGAACACGATACTTAATAGCAAACACTTTTCAGGATTGTATGAGGGTTAGGAGGTATACAATAGCATGCATAGAGTCCTCAACCTTCACAATATGTAGTGACCTTTTTGTACAGTTATGTTAGTATTGAGAGGTCTTTTTGAACCTGTATAGGGTGGCATTTTGTAGTCCGAAAGCAAGGTTATATCTCCTCACTGccataaaacaaacattttgtaaTTATCCTAAAGTAATAAGCTGTGTGGAGCAGGAGTTGTATCTGCTGACAACAAATATTTCTGACAAATTagctaaacaaaataatttcagtttgatttaatgttttaaattagcAACAGTGACATTAAAGTTGATGTAGATTCAGTACTTATTTAGAAGAACTTCAGATACGTATATTCACGAATGGATGGTTTTGGTGTCTTGCTGGTGGTGAAATATTTCAATGTATAGGTCAGGAGACACAGTTTTAGTATTTGCCACAAATTGCAAAATCAATTAATTTTTGTTCTTCTAAAACCCCTTTAAATTGCAGAAGTTAAAAGGAAATAGTTAAAtatagaaacattttatgaacataattATACAAGAATGAAAATCTTTATATTTCAGGTCAAATCAGTAAATGATAAAACCTTTATAAATCTTCTGTCAGCTGGCCAAGTTTCCATGATGCACACAGTAGTATGGTCTGATCCCTAAAGAATTCCTGCTGCAAAATCTTTGTAACCATGACTGGAATGCCATGGTTGCAATAGCTGTGGGTACAGACAGGTATTTcaggtaatttaatttcttctttaaatactGAATCTGCTAAACAGCAATTAAATAAAGAATGGTACAAAGAAACTCCCGCTATTTACTCTGTAAGCTTTGGCATTAGAATTTCACTGGACTTTAAGAAGTTTACAGCACAAGTTGTAATAGTATTTCCCTTAGGATCAGTTGTTAGGCTAACGTGAAAACTGTATATTCTCTACATCTACTTGTTATTGatgccacagaagaaaaatccGTACAAACAAGAACACTGTAATCTCAAATCTGATTAAAGAGATCGATTCTTT contains the following coding sequences:
- the ACBD7 gene encoding acyl-CoA-binding domain-containing protein 7, coding for MTLQDDFDGAAEDVKKLKTRPTDDELKELYGFYKQATVGDINIECPGMLDLKGKAKWEAWNLKKGLSKEDAMNAYISKAKAMVEKYGI
- the OLAH gene encoding S-acyl fatty acid synthase thioesterase, medium chain, encoding MGLGLHLKGEYGLEPIHLFASEAHAPQSEAFLPIKSISICETEDEDVLTFIQILGGTLPELLPNEDIRKPLIHTFREDLRVLQTYSFEKAERNIFSSDITCFNGSEDKPLIFSAWHDLTSGAISFYRLPGDHFYLLEPSNEIFLTKHITRCIENAGL